In the genome of Methanobacterium bryantii, the window AAAGCAGCAGAGATCATGGATGTTTCACAACCCACATTTCACAGGATTTTAAATCTGGCTCGAGGAAAAGTTGCAATGGCCCTTATTGAGGGTAAAATGATTAAAATTAAAGGAGGAGATTTTGTGGTAGATAAAGAAAGGTATAAATGTAAAAGCTGTAGCTTTGAATGGTACAGCCCTGAAAAAGAATATGAAAAATGTCCAGACTGTGGATCAGAATATATTTATAAAATCAGCACAGCTGAAGAGGCTCAAACACCCCCAGGACAACTTGGAATGGGAAGAAGGAGAGGATTTGGCGGTGGAATGGGAGCAGGTCAACCAAGAGTTTGCAAATGTCCAAATTGTGGATATGAAGCCCCTAAAATACCAGGGGTTCCATGTAGAAATACCAAGTGTCCTGAATGCGGCACTCAACTATGTGGGGCAGATTAAATAGCGAAAGATGGAGATGGTGAAAATAACTATTATAGGCATACCTACCCTTGATAAAAGAGGTTTACTGGCAGACATTTCAATGCACTTTGGAAAAACCCCCTATTTCACTTTAATTAAATATGAAGATAATGAAATTAAAGATATTGAAGTAATTGAGATTTTTGGTAAGCATAGCGGCGGCTCTAAAACACCTGCAGAGATCATAATGAATTCAAAGGCAGACATATTAATTTGTGGGAATTTAGGGTCAAAAGCTGTTTCCATGTTGAGTGATGGTGAAATGGAAATATTTTCAGGGGCATCTGGAAAAGTTAAAGACGTTTTAAAAGAATGGAAAGTGGGAAATCTGACAGTTGCAGATGAAAATTCCTGTAATGAAAATGACTGTTAAATTTCCTAAATTTATATTTAATTAATCTTCAAATCAGCCATTTAAATAAATTCAAACTACTTCTAGAGTTTGAATTTATATTTTTTATTTTATGATAAAGAGGACAAAAAAATGATTACAGAACAGGAAAATCAGGAACAGAAATTAGCTTACATGCAACAGGATATTATCATTACAAAGAGAATGGACCAGATAAAGCATAAAATTGCAGTTATGAGTGGAAAAGGGGGAGTAGGCAAATCTACCATGGCAGTGAATATTGCTGCATCTTTTGCAAAAAAAGGTTACAAAACAGGTATCTTGGACGTGGATATACATGGTCCTAACGTTCCAAAAATGCTCAAAATTGGAAAAACAGACCTTAAAGTTAATGAAGAGGGAATATTGCCGGTAAAAGTAGGAGAAAACCTGAAAGTAATGTCTTCACAGTTCCTTTTATCTGATGAAAATTCGCCAATAATATGGAGAGGTCCTAAAAAGACAGCGGCAATAAGGCAATTTCTTTCAGATGTATCATGGGGAAATCTGGATATCCTGGTAATTGATTGCCCTCCTGGAACTGGAGATGAGCATTTAGCAATTTTACAGTCAATCCCATCCATTGATGGGATAATAATGGTCACCACGCCCCACACAGTATCTTTAGATGATGTGGAAAAATCTATAAACATGGCCCGGCATTTAAAAATCGAGGTTCTGGGAATCGTAGAAAATATGTCGGGACTTATCTGTCCAGAATGTGAAACTGAAATACCTCTATTTGGAAGAGGAGGGGGCAGTGAAATATCATCTAAGACAGGTATACCTTTATTGGGCAGCATTCCAATTGATATTAGATTTGAAAAAGAAGA includes:
- a CDS encoding DUF134 domain-containing protein, producing the protein MVRPRRFRRIFQEHQIRCFRPDLEGNADHIDPVEITMDEIEAIRLKDYQDLKQGKAAEIMDVSQPTFHRILNLARGKVAMALIEGKMIKIKGGDFVVDKERYKCKSCSFEWYSPEKEYEKCPDCGSEYIYKISTAEEAQTPPGQLGMGRRRGFGGGMGAGQPRVCKCPNCGYEAPKIPGVPCRNTKCPECGTQLCGAD
- a CDS encoding Mrp/NBP35 family ATP-binding protein, encoding MITEQENQEQKLAYMQQDIIITKRMDQIKHKIAVMSGKGGVGKSTMAVNIAASFAKKGYKTGILDVDIHGPNVPKMLKIGKTDLKVNEEGILPVKVGENLKVMSSQFLLSDENSPIIWRGPKKTAAIRQFLSDVSWGNLDILVIDCPPGTGDEHLAILQSIPSIDGIIMVTTPHTVSLDDVEKSINMARHLKIEVLGIVENMSGLICPECETEIPLFGRGGGSEISSKTGIPLLGSIPIDIRFEKEDDVLLVENSNSETSKNILKVVTKIEKQVLKEESAGK
- a CDS encoding NifB/NifX family molybdenum-iron cluster-binding protein; amino-acid sequence: MVKITIIGIPTLDKRGLLADISMHFGKTPYFTLIKYEDNEIKDIEVIEIFGKHSGGSKTPAEIIMNSKADILICGNLGSKAVSMLSDGEMEIFSGASGKVKDVLKEWKVGNLTVADENSCNENDC